One Chloroflexota bacterium genomic window carries:
- a CDS encoding DedA family protein translates to MENITTALGSFLATYGLLAILVVMLLKEAGVPVPVPSDLIMITAGVQAATGSYGLLELFLAIEFAMLVGGSAQFFMARGAGRQFIYRIGRFIGLTQERLDRAMAALQKRGPLAVFLGLNVPGARAGIIPASGLAGLAYSAFAPAMIGGSTVFYGWHIALGYIVGPSATALLENLHLPILPVLVGLAVVGLVVWLLMRRRRKESVLDRVHSWTEAACPACLAITAIQQVREAQAASQHAHA, encoded by the coding sequence ATGGAAAATATTACAACCGCGCTCGGCAGTTTCCTGGCAACCTACGGCCTGCTCGCTATTCTGGTGGTGATGTTGCTCAAAGAGGCGGGCGTGCCTGTGCCTGTCCCGTCCGACTTGATCATGATCACCGCCGGGGTGCAGGCCGCCACTGGCAGTTACGGGCTTCTGGAATTATTTCTGGCAATCGAGTTCGCCATGCTCGTCGGCGGCTCGGCGCAATTTTTCATGGCTCGCGGCGCAGGCCGCCAGTTCATCTATCGCATTGGCCGCTTCATCGGCCTCACTCAGGAACGGCTAGATCGGGCGATGGCGGCCTTGCAAAAGCGCGGCCCGCTCGCCGTCTTTTTAGGGTTGAACGTGCCGGGTGCTCGCGCCGGAATCATTCCGGCCTCCGGCCTGGCCGGGCTGGCCTATTCGGCCTTTGCTCCGGCGATGATTGGCGGCAGCACGGTGTTCTACGGCTGGCACATCGCTTTGGGCTACATCGTCGGGCCGTCGGCCACAGCCCTGCTCGAAAACCTGCACCTGCCGATCCTGCCCGTCCTCGTCGGTTTGGCCGTCGTGGGTCTGGTCGTCTGGCTCTTGATGCGCCGGCGGCGCAAAGAGTCGGTGCTGGATCGAGTCCATTCCTGGACAGAGGCGGCCTGCCCGGCGTGTCTGGCCATCACCGCCATTCAACAGGTGCGCGAGGCGCAAGCCGCTTCGCAACACGCCCACGCCTGA
- a CDS encoding GNAT family N-acetyltransferase, with protein MKDTPLINATPEQLADAVEENLFALFRAMATLPGSEIVETETISRHLASPSNPMFKGAWQTRLTPGGLDAAIDETIAWFNARNAPFFFWWTGPGTEPKNIGEQLMAHGLISMEEQQQQLAPGLKSTESGAPGMVADLRQMNEAVLTQAPSGFTIDEVGDETALHEFKRVLIEGYELPDRMAHGWVEAALRAGIANMPWKMYVGRLNGEPVATNMLFNGGGVASVYAVATVPAARGKGIGGAITLKPLLEARDLGYRYAVLFSSDMGVHAYERIGFRLCDVRINRFLWRNT; from the coding sequence ATGAAAGACACACCCCTCATCAACGCTACCCCTGAGCAACTCGCTGATGCAGTGGAAGAAAACCTCTTCGCCCTGTTTCGCGCGATGGCGACTCTGCCCGGCAGTGAAATCGTCGAAACCGAAACTATCAGCCGCCATCTCGCCTCTCCTTCCAACCCAATGTTCAAAGGCGCCTGGCAAACACGGCTGACACCCGGCGGCCTGGATGCCGCCATTGACGAAACCATCGCCTGGTTTAATGCCCGCAACGCTCCATTCTTCTTTTGGTGGACGGGACCGGGTACTGAGCCAAAAAATATTGGCGAGCAACTGATGGCTCATGGACTGATCTCAATGGAAGAACAGCAACAACAACTCGCCCCCGGCCTCAAGTCCACGGAGTCCGGCGCACCTGGTATGGTTGCCGATTTACGCCAAATGAACGAAGCTGTGCTAACCCAGGCGCCGTCAGGCTTCACAATTGACGAAGTGGGTGATGAGACCGCCCTACACGAGTTCAAGCGGGTATTGATCGAAGGCTACGAGTTACCCGATCGGATGGCGCATGGCTGGGTAGAGGCCGCTTTGCGCGCCGGTATCGCCAACATGCCGTGGAAGATGTATGTGGGCCGGTTAAACGGCGAGCCGGTAGCGACGAACATGCTCTTCAACGGCGGCGGTGTTGCCAGCGTATACGCCGTGGCGACCGTACCGGCAGCGCGCGGCAAAGGTATCGGCGGCGCGATCACCCTCAAGCCCCTGCTCGAGGCCCGCGATTTGGGTTATCGTTACGCCGTCCTGTTCTCATCCGATATGGGCGTTCATGCCTACGAACGCATCGGCTTTCGGTTGTGCGATGTCCGTATCAATCGCTTCTTGTGGCGCAACACCTAA
- a CDS encoding GNAT family N-acetyltransferase — protein sequence MPDTPLTQATPERLADAVEENLFSMFRASTQALGGEIEETTKLSRFHCPPMSPIFKAAWAAHLAPDEADAVIDDTVAWFKTRNAPFFFWWTGSGTQPADLGERLVARGFSVFEKDAPAMVADIEQLNWDNPRPSELRVEPVANEEQLMQWKRVFIESFDIPEFAGQAWVDATHTVGFGKTPWHMLLGTLDGEPACCGFLFCGAGVAGLIGLGTLPAFRGKGIGSAMQLERLRIARELGYRYAVLFASEMGRSPYLKLGFQDTGRRVSRYLWRNS from the coding sequence ATGCCCGATACACCACTGACCCAGGCCACCCCCGAGCGACTCGCCGATGCGGTGGAAGAAAACCTCTTTTCCATGTTTCGCGCCTCGACGCAGGCACTGGGCGGCGAAATAGAGGAGACTACTAAACTCAGCCGCTTCCATTGCCCGCCCATGAGTCCGATCTTCAAAGCGGCCTGGGCCGCGCACCTCGCGCCCGACGAAGCAGACGCAGTCATTGACGACACTGTTGCCTGGTTCAAAACTCGCAACGCGCCGTTCTTCTTCTGGTGGACGGGAAGCGGCACTCAGCCCGCTGACCTCGGCGAACGGCTGGTAGCGCGCGGCTTCAGCGTCTTTGAAAAAGACGCCCCGGCGATGGTGGCCGACATTGAGCAGTTGAACTGGGACAACCCGCGCCCCTCGGAACTGCGGGTTGAACCGGTGGCAAACGAAGAGCAACTGATGCAGTGGAAGCGCGTCTTCATCGAGTCGTTCGACATTCCAGAGTTCGCCGGGCAGGCCTGGGTGGATGCCACTCACACGGTAGGGTTTGGAAAGACTCCGTGGCACATGCTTTTGGGCACGCTTGACGGCGAACCGGCCTGCTGTGGCTTCCTCTTTTGCGGCGCGGGCGTGGCCGGACTCATCGGCCTGGGCACCTTGCCCGCCTTCCGGGGCAAAGGCATTGGCAGTGCCATGCAGTTGGAACGCCTGCGAATTGCGCGTGAGTTAGGCTACCGCTACGCCGTCCTCTTCGCCAGCGAGATGGGGCGCTCACCGTATCTCAAACTGGGCTTTCAAGACACGGGCCGCCGGGTAAGTCGTTACCTGTGGCGGAACTCATAA
- a CDS encoding sigma-70 family RNA polymerase sigma factor, with protein MSELTDVELIARVQRGEPAALEALYDRYAPWMLGLAARLVGQREAAEDILQEAFFQVWQRAETFNPARGAFPAWLITIVRSRSIDHLRRRSTRPADDAFTHEAWADLPDPNFDVLTIVSQQERRLWIQGALACLPEDQRQVVELSFFGGLTRREIAARLCLPEGTIHTRARLALQKLRSLLEPGFLIEVN; from the coding sequence ATGTCCGAGTTAACCGATGTTGAACTGATCGCCCGCGTCCAGCGGGGCGAACCGGCGGCGCTGGAGGCGCTTTACGACCGTTACGCGCCCTGGATGCTGGGCCTGGCGGCGCGGCTGGTGGGCCAGCGCGAGGCGGCGGAAGACATTCTGCAAGAGGCGTTCTTTCAGGTTTGGCAACGCGCCGAGACGTTCAACCCGGCGCGCGGGGCCTTCCCGGCCTGGCTGATTACCATCGTTCGCAGTCGGAGCATTGACCACCTGCGGCGGCGCAGCACCCGGCCTGCCGACGACGCTTTCACGCACGAGGCCTGGGCCGACCTGCCCGACCCCAATTTCGACGTGTTGACCATCGTCTCACAACAAGAACGGCGGCTCTGGATTCAGGGGGCGCTGGCCTGCTTGCCGGAGGATCAACGGCAGGTGGTCGAGCTGTCCTTTTTCGGCGGCCTCACCCGGCGCGAGATCGCCGCCCGGCTCTGCCTGCCAGAGGGCACCATCCACACCCGGGCCCGGCTGGCTTTGCAAAAGCTTCGTAGTTTGCTGGAGCCGGGCTTTCTGATAGAAGTAAATTGA
- a CDS encoding antibiotic biosynthesis monooxygenase, giving the protein MYARVVTVQIQPNKLDEATRLFRESVVPAAKQQKGFKSIMLLTDRNTGKGVSVGLWETEADLMANEESGYFREQLAKFGGLLAAPPVREAYEVSVQA; this is encoded by the coding sequence ATGTACGCAAGAGTAGTCACTGTCCAAATTCAGCCCAATAAGCTGGACGAAGCCACCCGCCTCTTTCGGGAGTCGGTGGTGCCAGCGGCCAAGCAACAGAAAGGCTTCAAAAGCATTATGCTGTTGACCGACCGTAACACGGGCAAGGGCGTGTCCGTCGGCCTCTGGGAGACAGAAGCCGATTTGATGGCGAATGAGGAGTCCGGCTATTTCCGGGAACAACTTGCCAAATTTGGCGGGCTTCTCGCCGCGCCGCCTGTCCGGGAAGCCTATGAGGTCAGCGTCCAGGCATAG
- a CDS encoding ester cyclase: MSTEQNKAVASRTVEAINAGDMSQFESLIAPNAVEHAAPPGMPPTRETAVQFFTMLRAAFPDLHYHIEDVVAEGDMVVQRATAHGTMKGDFLGMPATGKSAAWGEMHIVRVKDGKIVEHWANIDQLGMLQQLGLAPAPGG; the protein is encoded by the coding sequence ATGTCTACCGAACAAAACAAAGCCGTCGCCAGCCGCACTGTCGAGGCCATCAACGCCGGCGATATGTCCCAGTTTGAGAGTCTGATCGCACCGAACGCGGTCGAGCACGCCGCCCCGCCTGGCATGCCGCCCACCCGTGAGACGGCGGTACAGTTCTTCACCATGTTACGCGCCGCCTTCCCCGACCTTCATTACCACATTGAGGACGTGGTGGCCGAAGGCGATATGGTCGTGCAACGGGCAACCGCTCATGGCACGATGAAAGGCGATTTTCTGGGCATGCCGGCCACCGGCAAGAGCGCAGCCTGGGGTGAAATGCACATCGTTCGCGTGAAAGACGGCAAGATCGTCGAGCACTGGGCCAACATTGACCAGCTTGGCATGTTGCAACAACTTGGCCTGGCCCCAGCGCCGGGCGGCTAG
- a CDS encoding ester cyclase produces the protein MSAEQNKALVRRLFDEFYPGNVDVADEIFAAQVELNDSGKAMTVTPEDLKQRHRAQLAAMPDCTITLEDMVGEGDKVAYRWTLRGTQTGPSRGIPPTGKHAVMSGTTIMRIANGKIVAGWHNYDMLGLLQQLGVIPTPGQ, from the coding sequence ATGTCAGCCGAACAAAACAAGGCCCTCGTCCGCCGCCTCTTCGACGAGTTCTATCCTGGCAACGTGGACGTGGCCGACGAAATCTTTGCCGCCCAGGTTGAATTGAACGACTCTGGCAAGGCAATGACAGTCACGCCTGAAGACCTGAAACAGCGTCACCGGGCGCAGTTGGCCGCCATGCCCGATTGCACCATCACGCTTGAAGATATGGTGGGCGAAGGCGACAAAGTAGCCTATCGCTGGACATTGCGCGGCACGCAAACCGGCCCATCGCGCGGCATTCCGCCCACCGGCAAGCACGCCGTCATGTCGGGCACAACCATCATGCGCATTGCCAACGGCAAGATCGTCGCCGGCTGGCACAACTACGACATGCTTGGCCTCTTGCAACAACTCGGCGTGATTCCAACACCCGGCCAGTAA
- a CDS encoding polyketide cyclase: MATNDYHFITRWRMQSTAEEIFDILANGPELTRWWPSVYLDVKQLEPGSENGLGKVISLYTKGWLPYDLRWQFRIVEVDYPRSFSLQAWGDFNGRGVWTIEPGGEWVNISYDWKIRADKPLFRYFSFIMKPLFSANHRWAMEKGEESLSLELARRHARTPEERARIPAPPGPTFAFLSKGGQAKQVLLTE, encoded by the coding sequence ATGGCAACAAATGACTACCACTTCATCACTCGCTGGCGCATGCAAAGCACCGCCGAAGAAATTTTCGATATTCTGGCCAACGGCCCCGAACTGACCCGCTGGTGGCCGTCGGTGTATTTGGATGTGAAGCAGTTGGAGCCGGGCAGTGAGAACGGCCTGGGCAAGGTCATCAGCCTGTATACAAAAGGCTGGTTGCCCTACGACCTGCGCTGGCAGTTCCGCATTGTTGAAGTGGACTACCCGCGAAGCTTCAGCCTGCAGGCCTGGGGCGACTTTAACGGACGCGGCGTTTGGACGATTGAACCGGGCGGCGAGTGGGTGAACATCAGCTACGACTGGAAGATTCGAGCCGACAAGCCTCTCTTCCGCTACTTCTCATTCATTATGAAGCCGCTGTTCTCGGCCAACCACAGGTGGGCGATGGAAAAAGGCGAAGAGAGTTTGAGCCTGGAGTTGGCCCGCCGTCATGCTCGCACGCCCGAAGAGCGCGCCCGCATCCCTGCCCCGCCCGGCCCCACATTTGCTTTTCTCAGCAAGGGTGGGCAGGCAAAGCAAGTACTGCTCACAGAGTGA